A stretch of Procambarus clarkii isolate CNS0578487 chromosome 80, FALCON_Pclarkii_2.0, whole genome shotgun sequence DNA encodes these proteins:
- the LOC123746274 gene encoding chromo domain-containing protein cec-1 isoform X1, with product MSTTEKSVANADEQVTKGTKRAAEEETEDPKKLKGEENGEEELEEEEDDLEGEEEEDLGDAEEELDEEAEEEEEGEGEEGEGEEDEEDEDAEDA from the exons ATGTCCACCACGGAGAAGTCTGTCGCTAACGCCGACGAGCAGGTCACGAAGGGCACCAAGAGGGCCGCCGAG GAGGAGACAGAGGATCCGAAGAAGCTGAAGGGGGAGGAAAATGGCGAGGAAGAgctagaagaggaggaggacgatttagagggagaggaggaggaggaccttgGTGATGCTGAGGAGGAGCTTGATGAAGAAGCAGAAG aagaggaggaaggagaaggggaaGAAGGTGAAGGCGAGGAAGATGAAGAGGACGAAGACGCAGAAGATGCGTAA
- the LOC123746274 gene encoding probable DNA-directed RNA polymerase subunit delta isoform X2, whose translation MSTTEKSVANADEQVTKGTKRAAEEETEDPKKLKGEENGEEELEEEEDDLEGEEEEDLGDAEEELDEEAEEEEGEGEEGEGEEDEEDEDAEDA comes from the exons ATGTCCACCACGGAGAAGTCTGTCGCTAACGCCGACGAGCAGGTCACGAAGGGCACCAAGAGGGCCGCCGAG GAGGAGACAGAGGATCCGAAGAAGCTGAAGGGGGAGGAAAATGGCGAGGAAGAgctagaagaggaggaggacgatttagagggagaggaggaggaggaccttgGTGATGCTGAGGAGGAGCTTGATGAAGAAGCAGAAG aggaggaaggagaaggggaaGAAGGTGAAGGCGAGGAAGATGAAGAGGACGAAGACGCAGAAGATGCGTAA